A genomic window from Chelonoidis abingdonii isolate Lonesome George chromosome 26, CheloAbing_2.0, whole genome shotgun sequence includes:
- the LOC116827757 gene encoding inositol polyphosphate 1-phosphatase-like isoform X1: MAGRGPAPRGGVGTIPPVIRQRPRAAAASLSPADPRSTMAALLKSLVGASEKSARIAQLCRQEEALFQLLIEEKTGTDKNKKFVQDFKTLADVLIQEVIKHDVGKEFPELHGHICGEESNQFENSLGETLEVQVCATQQDTASLLFTILDRNRPAAELLAAAIHQEVVLQDPALDAVALAIPPERLAIWIDPIDSTNQYIRGQACVAPIGGICPSGLRSALVLIGAYDRSSGDPVLGVINEPFFREDPLTHRWQGVYHWGISYQGTSLSSLRRPPLCPKPSVVLSSSETPAIQRALRPLYGERLRFVSGAGYKMLCVILGLAEAYILSEGSTFKWDSCAPHAILRALGGGMVDLEAALQAWRAGQRGALPELTYHQPAGDAVGAERWANRGGLVAFMHREHLELVMATLATAAL; the protein is encoded by the exons ATGGCCGGGCGGGGACCCGCCCCTCGCGGGGGTGTCGGGACGATCCCACCCGTGATCCGTCAGCGCCCGCGAGCGGCCGCAGCATCTCTGAGCCCGGCGG acCCCCGCTCCACCATGGCGGCCCTGCTGAAGAGCCTGGTGGGGGCATCGGAGAAGTCGGCCCGCATTGCCCAGCTGTGCCGCCAGGAGGAGGCGCTCTTCCAGCTGCTCATCGAAGAGAAGACGGGGACCGACAAGAACAAGAAGTTTGTGCAGGATTTCAAGACGCTGGCGGACGTGCTCATCCAGGAGGTCATAAAGCACGACGTGGGCAAGGAG TTCCCGGAGCTGCATGGGCACATCTGCGGGGAGGAGTCGAACCAGTTTGAGAACAGCCTGG GAGAGACCCTGGAGGTGCAGGTGTGTGCGACCCAGCAGGACACGGCCTCGCTGCTCTTTACAATCCTGGACCGGAACCGGCCGGCGGCCGAGCTGCTGGCAGCGGCCATCCACCAGGAGGTGGTGCTGCAGGACCCGGCGCTGGACGCTGTGGCGCTGGCAATCCCCCCGGAGAGACTGGCCATCTGGATTGACCCCATTG ACTCCACCAATCAGTACATCCGCGGCCAGGCCTGTGTGGCGCCCATCGGTGGCATCTGTCCGTCCGGGCTGCGCTCAGCGCTGGTGCTCATCGGGGCATACGACCGCAGCTCGGGAGACCCGGTCCTGGGGGTCATCAACGAGCCGTTCTTCCGAGAGGACCCCCTAACCCACAG GTGGCAGGGTGTCTATCACTGGGGCATCTCATACCAGGGCACCAGCCTGTCCTCGCTGCGCCGGCCCCCGCTGTGCCCCAAGCCCTCTGTCGTCCTGAGCAGCAGTGAGACGCCAGCGATCCAGCGGGCGCTGAGGCCACTGTACGGGGAGCGGCTGCGCTTCGTCTCAGGCGCCGGCTACAAGATGCTGTGTGTGATCCTGGGACTGGCCGAGGCCTACATCCTCTCGGAGGGCAGCACCTTCAAGTGGGACTCGTGTGCCCCCCATGCCATTCTGCGGGCCCTGGGCGGAGGGATGGTGGACCTGGAGGCTGCCCTGCAGGCCTGGCGCGCTGGCCAGCGGGGGGCGCTGCCAGAGCTGACCTACCACCAGCCTGCGGGGGACGCCGTGGGGGCCGAGCGCTGGGCCAACCGGGGGGGCCTGGTGGCCTTCATGCACCGTGAACACCTGGAGTTGGTGATGGCCACGCTGGCCACTGCTGCCCTGTGA
- the LOC116827757 gene encoding inositol polyphosphate 1-phosphatase-like isoform X2: protein MAALLKSLVGASEKSARIAQLCRQEEALFQLLIEEKTGTDKNKKFVQDFKTLADVLIQEVIKHDVGKEFPELHGHICGEESNQFENSLGETLEVQVCATQQDTASLLFTILDRNRPAAELLAAAIHQEVVLQDPALDAVALAIPPERLAIWIDPIDSTNQYIRGQACVAPIGGICPSGLRSALVLIGAYDRSSGDPVLGVINEPFFREDPLTHRWQGVYHWGISYQGTSLSSLRRPPLCPKPSVVLSSSETPAIQRALRPLYGERLRFVSGAGYKMLCVILGLAEAYILSEGSTFKWDSCAPHAILRALGGGMVDLEAALQAWRAGQRGALPELTYHQPAGDAVGAERWANRGGLVAFMHREHLELVMATLATAAL from the exons ATGGCGGCCCTGCTGAAGAGCCTGGTGGGGGCATCGGAGAAGTCGGCCCGCATTGCCCAGCTGTGCCGCCAGGAGGAGGCGCTCTTCCAGCTGCTCATCGAAGAGAAGACGGGGACCGACAAGAACAAGAAGTTTGTGCAGGATTTCAAGACGCTGGCGGACGTGCTCATCCAGGAGGTCATAAAGCACGACGTGGGCAAGGAG TTCCCGGAGCTGCATGGGCACATCTGCGGGGAGGAGTCGAACCAGTTTGAGAACAGCCTGG GAGAGACCCTGGAGGTGCAGGTGTGTGCGACCCAGCAGGACACGGCCTCGCTGCTCTTTACAATCCTGGACCGGAACCGGCCGGCGGCCGAGCTGCTGGCAGCGGCCATCCACCAGGAGGTGGTGCTGCAGGACCCGGCGCTGGACGCTGTGGCGCTGGCAATCCCCCCGGAGAGACTGGCCATCTGGATTGACCCCATTG ACTCCACCAATCAGTACATCCGCGGCCAGGCCTGTGTGGCGCCCATCGGTGGCATCTGTCCGTCCGGGCTGCGCTCAGCGCTGGTGCTCATCGGGGCATACGACCGCAGCTCGGGAGACCCGGTCCTGGGGGTCATCAACGAGCCGTTCTTCCGAGAGGACCCCCTAACCCACAG GTGGCAGGGTGTCTATCACTGGGGCATCTCATACCAGGGCACCAGCCTGTCCTCGCTGCGCCGGCCCCCGCTGTGCCCCAAGCCCTCTGTCGTCCTGAGCAGCAGTGAGACGCCAGCGATCCAGCGGGCGCTGAGGCCACTGTACGGGGAGCGGCTGCGCTTCGTCTCAGGCGCCGGCTACAAGATGCTGTGTGTGATCCTGGGACTGGCCGAGGCCTACATCCTCTCGGAGGGCAGCACCTTCAAGTGGGACTCGTGTGCCCCCCATGCCATTCTGCGGGCCCTGGGCGGAGGGATGGTGGACCTGGAGGCTGCCCTGCAGGCCTGGCGCGCTGGCCAGCGGGGGGCGCTGCCAGAGCTGACCTACCACCAGCCTGCGGGGGACGCCGTGGGGGCCGAGCGCTGGGCCAACCGGGGGGGCCTGGTGGCCTTCATGCACCGTGAACACCTGGAGTTGGTGATGGCCACGCTGGCCACTGCTGCCCTGTGA